A stretch of the Theileria equi strain WA chromosome 1, complete sequence genome encodes the following:
- a CDS encoding hypothetical protein (encoded by transcript BEWA_031410A), translating to MDKDEISSNDGTEVDVSSSKDKGSSPKSRNGDIVSLLHSVVEYLTKIAVICEGDATDDSASVKSLMKYMYKYERSLKGLQKAVEQNSDDYGSVIRGVVRAVDDYKNPYDWLHQNVVEKYIASGKRLDSKLEVIHKLQQELVERLNEKE from the exons ATGGACAAGGACGAAATCAGCAGTAACGACGGTACTGAGGTCGATGTATCATCCTCCAAGGACAAGGGAAGCTCCCCAAAGTCCAGAAATGGCGACATTGTCTCCCTCTTGCACTCTG TTGTCGAGTATCTCACCAAGATTGCCGTTATCTGTGAAGGGGATGCCACTGATGACAGCGCCTCCGTAAAGAGTCTAATGAAGTACAT GTACAAGTATGAGAGGAGTCTCAAGGGGCTACAGAAGGCGGTAGAACAAAATTCTGATGATTACGGAAGTGTGATTAGGGGTGTTGTACG AGCGGTGGATGACTACAAGAACCCGTATGATTGGCTACACCAAAACGTGGTCGAAAAGTATATCGCGTCTGGAAAAAGATTAGACAGTAAACTCGAAGTTATTCAC AAACTTCAACAAGAGCTAGTTGAGCGGCTCAATGAAAAGGAGTAA
- a CDS encoding hypothetical protein (encoded by transcript BEWA_031420A) has protein sequence MKSCKRNTKTNYYGIHGHLNKDRCTIDLNMTKAYNQEENYNVTFVWPFPDTQKFHIREHVHTPNNTFTISKFTWNGHVMDELPHDLNDVERVIVAIPREGKSLEMAVMIVMNTLVNECKTSFVLYFKRSSKGKWTAYALKEPRHLFNWNRFFLDIIAVPDAEIESLPYKNLYRVDKDISTEELLCLVLEEQVSIWTQITNWIAETSRQLSVWINAMLLIGPAVFYCT, from the coding sequence ATGAAAAGTTGTAAACGTAACACAAAGACTAATTACTACGGGATACATGGGCATCTAAACAAGGACAGATGTACAATTGACCTGAATATGACCAAGGCCTATAATCAGGAAGAGAACTATAATGTAACGTTTGTTTGGCCATTTCCCGACACTCAAAAGTTCCACATACGTGAGCATGTCCATACTCCAAACAATACTTTTACAATAAGTAAATTCACATGGAACGGACATGTCATGGATGAACTTCCACATGATTTGAATGATGTGGAACGAGTCATTGTGGCAATTCCCAGAGAGGGTAAAAGCTTAGAAATGGCTGTAATGATAGTCATGAATACACTTGTTAATGAATGCAAGACTTCATTCGTCCTCTACTTTAAAAGAAGCTCCAAGGGAAAATGGACCGCTTACGCACTCAAGGAACCTAGACATCTTTTCAACTGGAACAGGTTTTTCCTTGATATTATCGCAGTTCCAGACGCTGAAATTGAAAGTCTCCCTTATAAGAACTTGTACAGGGTTGACAAGGACATTTCCACTGAGGAACTATTATGCCTTGTGCTGGAAGAACAAGTTTCAATATGGACACAAATAACAAATTGGATAGCAGAAACTTCCAGACAATTATCCGTTTGGATTAACGCGATGTTACTTATTGGTCCAGCTGTCTTTTATTGCACATGA
- a CDS encoding hypothetical protein (encoded by transcript BEWA_031430A): MTISLDVSKALDSRVKAENGTFKGVSYTTFYTSEEGVIDKISSGKLTVWEPEEDEVCIYGRLYLDNGPKLLKIRTVGKDGSNIVHLAFDTDKWICLSQDVFNDRLNLMVLKLTEPLNFALTTTTDGYYEYTFDLTRYHLDSRFNSGFMTYQGHKYAVCTPKNGVIKKVIQGSITIWTPSSDDYYASMVLLSRDTHLYILVQSSFNIPAILSYNLKNNVWNMVNHEAISTDITKTLPIPSFRFTLDLAGKHDSGKYRVFKMDINGVTTTVFITIYGYYFDKVVSGKDLIWQSSENEECRYLMFHDKSGKNPFITVFVDCMDESKFMVYEMRDKWTFSHQLLGPKNDHKTTTSIVFNLSDKTPQNVYFCDNVFNGIVHRAFSPLPGYHVQEVKDTETTIWQAEDKEQCIFILSVPGTNKSKVPLLSLFIRNEDYCGFKHFEKTDKWRHIDERGYDKRLIEKKQANNVTTAVAIATIPQYKNAVTLDTVNVDHDRVDLHEDSLNGTRRLYSAKTGDYFNSLSDNSKSVWKSDKDKCISVAIYGKDDLHCRLDVLSSDVITPVYFCRKAGNWSSTNYNTFHDWLRNYVKTPRIKLDLGNLDTNFFESFRYTQNGYEILYGRPLPGYVLTTVVDGSTEVWEAGHNQYATEFQMSIIGDYILLSIINHSYQVENLCFLKSSNTWSLIDEDVYDQYLVPVNDSERVQDMQLDLTRPDVDIVTGHKDVMGDVTILRYTPHLGRYVTAVVFGESTIWYRKYHDEYCISSEHITKGTSTFVRLLLKMGNSFEHRYFTKVEGRWVTLKEDEFKNRLGIQDVGVKIDAKSILGDSESDPNVYTLDISGDVDRDKITATETISEEVKSVTYSPKFIAGIGRIVDSDGIVWMGASDQKCVTAVISSKDGYDSLISLSINTDTEVRYKYLVKKDKEWYLIRKTKYDELLTTMYRYSLVTHTDTTFDNPITLDISTKPTGDLAFYEYTYNDVIYKTFKPKDDRSILEVVDGKSVLWKSSSGKCINAWTYSTDVSSLCRLDILSSGIITPHCFEKKGNIWISLDFRRYTEKLKKLVRYRSTEIRIDFSGISRDLGTVVEYFDAGVLTTTVIPRFKVTGVYHDNKRIWEAGNNECSFAHFASDGHKHLSYLFTPTSPGDTTSVSFKYDNMWISTNPYNFYHDHYALSPLPDRVFNGKLVDTTFDINNISEHAFKIYNYSDKTVTRFEYQTPMNANVTRVIDGVKMAIWQGDEDDRCLSCEVYSREGHPPVMKLIIKNHYGLNIYYFERVNNEWNEINRNIFNLRLASLSNNSRLQLLKDRLVDTSENSDVFDRKTSYTSEEINMLYLNQWLLSHVPHWVLDQFKTFYPKGWFSR; encoded by the coding sequence ATGACAATCTCATTGGATGTTTCAAAGGCACTGGACTCCAGAGTTAAAGCTGAAAATGGCACCTTCAAAGGAGTCTCTTATACTACCTTTTACACATCAGAAGAGGGTGTTATAGACAAGATATCCAGTGGCAAACTTACTGTATGGGAACCTGAGGAGGATGAGGTCTGTATCTATGGTCGTCTTTATCTGGACAATGGACCCAAGCTTCTCAAGATCCGTACTGTTGGCAAGGATGGAAGTAACATTGTACACCTTGCATTTGATACTGACAAGTGGATATGTCTCAGTCAGGATGTATTCAATGATAGACTTAACTTGATGGTCCTAAAGTTGACTGAACCACTTAACTTTGCCTTGACTACCACAACTGATGGATACTATGAATACACTTTTGACTTGACTAGATACCACCTAGACTCTAGATTTAACTCTGGTTTCATGACATATCAAGGTCATAAGTATGCTGTTTGTACTCCCAAGAACGGTGTCATAAAGAAGGTGATTCAAGGTAGTATTACCATATGGACCCCGTCCTCAGATGACTACTATGCTAGCATGGTACTCCTCTCCAGGGACACTCATCTCTACATTCTTGTTCAGTCATCATTCAACATTCCTGCCATATTGTCTTATaatctgaagaacaatGTTTGGAACATGGTAAACCATGAAGCTATTTCTACCGACATTACCAAGACACTCCCAATCCCATCCTTCAGATTTACACTTGACCTAGCTGGAAAACATGACTCGGGGAAGTACAGGGTGTTTAAGATGGACATAAATGGTGTTACTACCACAGTCTTCATTACTATCTACGGATACTACTTTGACAAGGTGGTCTCTGGTAAGGACCTAATATGGCAGTCGTctgagaatgaggaatgtaGGTATCTAATGTTCCATGACAAGTCTGGAAAGAACCCATTTATAACAGTCTTTGTGGActgtatggatgaatccAAGTTCATGGTCTATGAGATGAGGGACAAGTGGACATTCTCCCACCAGTTACTCGGACCAAAGAATGACCATAAGACTACTACTTCTATTGTATTCAACCTAAGTGACAAGACTCCTCAGAATGTGTACTTCTGTGACAACGTCTTCAATGGTATAGTACACAGAGCCTTCTCACCATTACCTGGCTACCATGTTCAGGAGGTAAAGGACACTGAGACTACCATATGGCAGGCAGAGGATAAGGAGCAATGtatattcattctctctgtACCGGGTACTAATAAGAGCAAAGTTCCACTACTAAGTCTCTTTATAAGGAATGAGGACTACTGTGGTTTCAAACactttgagaagactgATAAGTGGAGACATATTGATGAACGTGGTTATGACAAGAGACTCATTGAGAAGAAGCAGGCTAACAATGTGACTACTGCTGTTGCCATAGCTACTATACCTCAGTACAAGAATGCAGTTACTCTTGACACAGTCAATGTCGACCATGATAGAGTTGATCTCCATGAAGACTCCTTGAATGGTACCAGACGTCTCTACTCTGCCAAGACAGGGGACTACTTTAATAGCTTATCGGACAATAGCAAGAGTGTTTGGAAGAGTGACAAGGACAAGTGTATTAGTGTAGCCATTTATGGAAAGGATGACCTACACTGTCGTCTGGATGTACTCTCCTCGGATGTCATAACTCCAGTgtacttttgcagaaaAGCTGGCAACTGGTCCTCCACTAATTACAATACCTTCCATGACTGGCTAAGAAACTATGTCAAGACTCCTAGAATTAAACTTGATCTTGGTAACCTTGACACTAACTTCTTTGAGAGTTTCAGGTATACTCAGAACGGCTATGAGATACTGTATGGAAGACCGCTACCTGGTTATGTACTGACTACAGTTGTCGATGGTTCTACAGAAGTTTGGGAAGCTGGACATAACCAATATGCTACAGAGTTTCAGATGTCAATAATTGGTGACTATATACTTCTGTCCATCATCAACCATTCCTACCAGGTTGAGAATCTTTGCTTCCTAAAGTCTTCAAACACTTGGTCACTCATTGATGAGGACGTATATGATCAGTATCTAGTTCCTGTTAATGACTCTGAAAGAGTACAAGATATGCAACTTGATCTAACAAGGCCAGACGTTGATATTGTTACTGGACATAAAGATGTGATGGGAGATGTTACCATACTAAGATACACTCCACATCTTGGCAGATATGTTACTGCAGTTGTATTTGGGGAGTCTACCATATGGTATAGGAAATACCATGACGAATACTGCATCTCATCTGAGCATATCACCAAGGGTACCTCTACATTCGTTAGACTACTCCTCAAGATGGGAAACTCTTTTGAACATCGCTACTTTACAAAGGTGGAAGGTAGATGGGTTACTctcaaggaagatgaattTAAGAACAGACTTGGTATACAGGATGTAGGTGTAAAGATTGATGCAAAGTCTATTCTAGGGGATAGTGAGTCTGACCCTAACGTATATACACTGGATATTTCTGGAGATGTAGATAGGGATAAGATTACTGCTACTGAGACTATATCCGAGGAGGTCAAGAGCGTCACATATTCACCCAAGTTTATTGCTGGAATTGGTAGGATAGTAGACTCTGATGGCATAGTTTGGATGGGAGCTTCTGACCAAAAATGTGTTACTGCCGTTATATCTTCAAAGGATGGATATGATTCACTCATTAGCCTCTCCATCAACACTGATACTGAGGTACGGTACAAGTACCTGGTTAAGAAGGACAAGGAATGGTATCTCATTAGAAAGACCAAGTATGATGAGCTGTTGACTACAATGTATAGATATTCTCTTGTAACACATACGGATACTACTTTTGATAATCCTATAACTCTAGATATATCGACCAAGCCTACTGGAGATCTTGCCTTCTATGAGTATACCTATAATGATGTCATATACAAGACCTTCAAACCAAAGGATGACAGGTCCATTTTGGaagttgtggatggtaAAAGCGTGTTATGGAAGAGCTCatctggaaaatgtatcaATGCTTGGACCTACTCAACGGATGTATCCTCTCTATGTCGTCTCGACATTCTTTCCTCTGGTATCATTACTCCTCACtgctttgagaagaaaGGTAATATCTGGATATCACTGGATTTTAGACGATATACTGAAAAGCTGAAGAAACTTGTAAGATACAGATCCACAGAGATCAGAATTGACTTTTCTGGAATCTCTAGAGATCTTGGCACCGTagtagaatattttgatgcCGGAGTATTAACTACCACAGTAATTCCTAGGTTTAAAGTTACAGGTGTATATCATGATAACAAAAGGATATGGGAGGCTGGAAATAATGAATGTAGTTTTGCACACTTTGCAAGTGATGGACACAAGCATTTATCTTACCTCTTTACACCCACTAGCCCTGGTGATACAACATCTGTATCCTTCAAATATGATAATATGTGGATAAGTACTAATCCTTATAATTTTTATCATGACCATTATGCACTGTCTCCCCTTCCTGATAGAGTATTTAATGGTAAACTAGTTGATACAACATTCGATATCAATAACATTAGCGAACATgcctttaaaatttacaattACAGTGACAAAACAGTCACTAGATTTGAATATCAAACACCTATGAATGCTAATGTTACAAGGGTTATAGATGGAGTAAAGATGGCTATTTGGCAAGGtgatgaggatgatagATGCTTGTCATGTGAAGTTTATTCAAGAGAGGGACACCCTCCAGTAATGAAGTTGATTATAAAAAATCACTATGGATTAAATATATACTATTTTGAAAGAGTgaataatgaatggaatgagatcAACCGGAATATATTTAATCTTAGACTAGCCTCTTTAAGCAACAACTCACGTTTACAGTTGCTAAAGGACAGACTTGTGGATACATCTGAAAATTCAGATGTATTCGATAGAAAGACTTCTTATACttcagaagaaataaaTATGCTTTATCTGAACCAGTGGTTACTAAGTCATGTACCTCACTGGGTATTGGATCAATTCAAGACCTTTTATCCAAAAGGTTGGTTCTCTAGGTAG
- a CDS encoding hypothetical protein (encoded by transcript BEWA_031400A): MSKNLTYPGTCLGPVSDLVPGNNTYVRDSMIYSSVLGNCIISRDPNVEKGTVSVETNQIKAPYVGAVVVAQVTKLHRKKLECNVVSVDGRVLKDPYKGVLASTNVHESKNIDVIISDWFKPGDIIKAKVIYAGDGKQIILTTSEVDLGVIKAQSATGEEMTPISWKYFLSRSGTVERRWVVVQ; encoded by the exons ATGAGCAAGAATCTTACTTACCCCGGCACCTGTCTGGGCCCAGTTAGCGATTTGGTGCCTGGAAACAACACTTACGTCCGGGATTCTATGATTTACTCATCTGTACTCGGCAATTGTATCATCTCCAGGGACCCAAATGtagag AAGGGAACCGTCTCGGTTGAGACAAATCAAATAAAGGCACCGTATGTTGGAGCTGTTGTGGTAGCTCAGGTGACCAAATTACATCGCAAAAAGTTGGAATGCAACGTGGTATCTGTGGACggaagagttttaaaggacCCATACAAGGGAGTGCTAGC GAGCACCAATGTCCACGAATCCAAAAACATTGACGTCATAATCTCGGACTGGTTCAAGCCAGGTGACATTATAAAGGCCAAAGTG ATTTATGCCGGTGATGGAAAACAGATTATACTAACCACATCGGAAGTTGATTTGGGGGTCATAAAGGCGCAATCAGCAACTGGAGAGGAAATGACTCCGATTTCGTGGAAGTATTTTTTATCAAGATCCGGTACCGTTGAAAGAAGGTGGGTAGTTGTCCAATAA